The Deltaproteobacteria bacterium DNA window ATGAAAGACCTGAAACAGATGTATAAGACAATACTTGGGGACCAGTTTCCTCTGGAACTCCGCATATCCTTCGGGGATCAAACATTGGTCTATCGCAAGCGGACCTGGAAGATAAGGAACGATAAGACCGGAGAGATGGAAGAAAGAGGTATCCGCTACGGGGAAAACCCTGACCAGGAGGCAGCACTTTACGAACTCGTAAATGGAAACCTTGTTCTGGGTGGCTGCTCTTATATTGAGCCTGGAAACGGGCTGGTAAGCTCAATAGACGAAGCGGATATGATTCAGGCAGGCAAGCACCCCGGTAAGATCAATCTCACCGACGTGGATAACTCTCTTAATGTGCTGAAATTCCTTGCCAAAAGCCCTGCCGCCGTCATAGTAAAGCACAACAACCCCTGCGGAGTGGCCTGCAGCAACACCCTTGAGGATGCCTTTTTGAAGGCATTAAGGGCGGACCGGGTGGCTGCATTTGGTGGCTGTGTTTCTCTCAACAGGCCTATAGACAAGTCAACAGCCGAGGCCCTCAGCAACCAGTATCTTGAGGTCGTGTGCGCGCCTGATTATGAAGAGGGCGCAGTAGATATACTGTCCCGGAAGAAAAACCTGAGAATCATCCGGATCAAACGGATTGACCAATTGGAGACCTATTGGGACAGGCGTTTTATAGACTTCAAGAGCCTGATAGACGGAGGAATCATAGTTCAGCAATCCCCCG harbors:
- a CDS encoding IMP cyclohydrolase, with translation MKDLKQMYKTILGDQFPLELRISFGDQTLVYRKRTWKIRNDKTGEMEERGIRYGENPDQEAALYELVNGNLVLGGCSYIEPGNGLVSSIDEADMIQAGKHPGKINLTDVDNSLNVLKFLAKSPAAVIVKHNNPCGVACSNTLEDAFLKALRADRVAAFGGCVSLNRPIDKSTAEALSNQYLEVVCAPDYEEGAVDILSRKKNLRIIRIKRIDQLETYWDRRFIDFKSLIDGGIIVQQSPVNKIRTREDLRPAECEYQGKTYKVKRLPDDREYEDILFGWAVEQGVTSNSVIYVKNGVTTGIGTGEQDRVGVAEIAVHKAYTKYADILCYDRLGIPYKELELLVSKGERDVAEKDEIDQQVKADRGGLPGSVMVSDAFFPFRDGVDVGIRQGISAVVHPGGSLRDWESIEACNEADPPVTMVFTGQRAFKH